In Agrobacterium sp. RAC06, a single window of DNA contains:
- the mnmD gene encoding tRNA (5-methylaminomethyl-2-thiouridine)(34)-methyltransferase MnmD, whose translation MTHSNYPPGTGDTKAPLAWHDGDMPFSTAFGDHFYCQTDGRLECGHVFLAGNGLPDRWRNADDFTIGELGFGTGLNACETWRQWKEHRDPGAYLHFVSFELFPMQAEEIDRALAHWPEIDAERQALVSLWPTDPSGVVEINLDDHTRLSVVCGDALENLTASMLTFDAWFLDGFAPSRNSAMWSAELMQRVHDTTRVGGSFATYAAAGFVRRNLGAAGFDVERRPGFAGKREMLCGVRRSA comes from the coding sequence ATGACCCATTCAAATTATCCGCCAGGCACCGGCGACACCAAGGCACCGTTGGCCTGGCACGACGGCGATATGCCCTTTTCCACCGCCTTTGGCGATCATTTTTATTGCCAGACCGATGGCCGGCTCGAATGCGGCCACGTCTTCCTGGCCGGCAATGGACTTCCGGATCGCTGGCGCAATGCAGACGATTTCACCATCGGCGAACTCGGCTTCGGCACCGGGCTGAATGCCTGCGAGACCTGGCGGCAGTGGAAGGAGCATCGTGATCCCGGCGCTTACCTCCACTTCGTGTCCTTCGAGCTCTTCCCCATGCAGGCGGAAGAGATCGACCGCGCGCTCGCCCACTGGCCGGAGATCGATGCCGAGCGGCAGGCGCTGGTCTCGCTCTGGCCGACAGATCCTTCAGGCGTCGTTGAAATCAATCTTGATGACCACACGCGTCTGTCCGTCGTCTGCGGCGATGCACTGGAGAACCTGACGGCAAGCATGCTGACCTTCGATGCCTGGTTCCTCGATGGCTTCGCGCCGTCGCGCAACAGCGCCATGTGGTCGGCGGAATTGATGCAGCGGGTCCACGACACGACACGGGTGGGCGGCAGCTTTGCGACCTATGCCGCGGCCGGTTTCGTCAGGCGCAATCTCGGAGCTGCCGGTTTTGACGTCGAGCGCCGACCAGGTTTCGCGGGCAAGCGGGAAATGCTGTGCGGCGTCAGGCGCTCGGCCTGA
- a CDS encoding PAS domain-containing protein encodes MLDLVCDKIAVLDLPSYVKDSELRYVAVNAAFADLHNLSAESFVGRSDREILGSDLDALRDDRERRVLVFGEEEALQLRAEPGGPTRVLHIERFFDDDDRLYLFGFMEEQRTVTPSDPSVLGTLPSVALFQAVLEQYPIATYVRSSDHRLLFANSVYSQMVGRPIQDLLGRTEQENFPELGQEYFEGNQRVLECGVTEEFQDNFMRADGTRIPVLSRTGAVTGPDGERYIVGSITDLSPLRHEQEKLESVRQESEALQLQLHSLMASLPVGIIVLDPDLQISFANAAAIEMTEFDASQKLEGMSYRDFLTLAMVRRMPNLSAQEIDERVAYRIEQVLSLAEGPLIDVKTPSGRALAGASRRLEGGRILLTYTDVSDIYQREEETLLYRAALEQMPVPVFIRDPDRRMIYVNKAYEDLHGQRREDIYGLTEEELWPENGQIMKEENLRIFATGEMIEKNREVVVRGGEEISVITRLSRITTAQNKHYLVGSVNDISMLKKGQEALVAAQARAESLYADIVSMLQVMPVGVVIMNSDYMVEFANEKCREIWRWPADMQLNGLPFRSYCEMNHKLGYAWPGIEFEEGYRARLAQFDALEGSHVTELAYDDGKFVLATITRLHDRKILLTYSDLTEMRAREREIDEAQQKLERLGRFVQESMRMMTQGLMMIEQGRIAEVNPSFSRILNLPENLVASGESWRPIFEYCAARGDFGEEAHDILQQWQSAVQTANAVSTNFLVDGKTWVKLEATFGGDRSCVVVLTDFTELKEREAELEVLLARSEAADKAKSDFLANMSHEIRTPMNGVLGMAELLSKSELDSRQKTFVDIMVKSGNALLTIINDILDFSKIDAGQLKLRKSPFDPVEAIEDVATLLSAAAAEKDIELVVSGEQKVRHTFMGDPGRFRQIVTNLLGNAIKFTEKGHVHVEVSADAVAEGQAILKLRIEDTGIGIPQDMQAKIFEKFSQVDTSSTRRHEGTGLGLAITGGLVRLFGGKLQVESEVGRGSAFTVELPLAIVAERRGQKELPATVKDARVLVIDDNAVNRRIITEQLDMWGFDGLAVPDGLTGLDILGAAHTEGLAIDVVVIDYQMPDMNGIDVAKAIRSDRRFDDIALVFLTSMDMVGDDRLFESLKIQAHLMKPARANVLRGAIIDVVRTARVHGVNSPRLRPLSPTAPLAPRAPVTLERKPAAVALLDDSALRVLIAEDNAVNQIVFRQILTGSGIAYRIVGNGEEAVEAWRSEPPDLILMDVSMPVMNGHQATGAIRAEEAMRGGGRIPIIGVTAHALDSDREACLAAGMDDYLSKPISPELLMRKIEQWSGRSVTGIAAEG; translated from the coding sequence TTGCTGGACTTGGTCTGCGACAAGATCGCGGTGCTCGATCTGCCTTCCTACGTGAAGGACAGCGAGCTTCGTTACGTCGCCGTCAATGCGGCCTTCGCCGACCTGCACAACCTGTCGGCCGAAAGCTTCGTAGGTCGCAGCGATCGCGAAATCCTTGGAAGCGATCTGGACGCCTTGCGCGACGATCGCGAGCGGCGGGTCCTGGTGTTCGGGGAAGAGGAAGCGCTGCAGCTGCGGGCTGAACCCGGCGGACCGACGCGGGTCCTGCATATCGAACGTTTCTTCGACGACGACGACCGGCTCTATCTCTTCGGTTTCATGGAGGAGCAAAGAACGGTAACACCATCCGACCCATCGGTCTTGGGGACGCTGCCCTCTGTTGCCCTCTTCCAGGCCGTGCTCGAGCAATATCCCATTGCGACCTATGTGCGCAGCTCTGACCACCGGCTGCTCTTTGCCAACAGCGTCTATTCGCAGATGGTAGGACGGCCCATCCAGGATCTCCTGGGGCGGACTGAGCAGGAAAATTTCCCCGAGCTCGGCCAGGAGTATTTCGAGGGCAACCAGCGCGTCCTCGAATGCGGCGTGACAGAGGAATTTCAGGACAATTTCATGCGGGCCGATGGCACGCGAATCCCCGTCCTCAGCCGCACCGGGGCCGTCACCGGGCCGGATGGCGAACGCTACATCGTCGGCTCGATCACCGATCTCTCTCCTCTCAGACACGAGCAGGAGAAGCTGGAATCCGTCCGACAGGAATCGGAAGCGCTGCAATTGCAGCTTCACAGCCTGATGGCCTCGCTGCCGGTCGGCATCATCGTTCTCGATCCCGATTTGCAGATCTCTTTTGCCAATGCGGCGGCCATCGAGATGACGGAATTTGATGCCTCGCAGAAGCTGGAGGGCATGTCCTACCGGGACTTTCTGACGCTGGCGATGGTCCGCAGAATGCCCAATCTCTCTGCACAAGAAATCGACGAGCGCGTCGCCTATCGCATCGAACAGGTGCTCAGCCTCGCAGAGGGGCCGCTGATCGACGTGAAGACGCCGTCGGGGCGGGCACTTGCCGGCGCAAGCCGCCGCCTTGAGGGCGGGCGCATTCTTTTGACCTATACCGACGTCTCCGACATTTATCAGCGCGAAGAAGAGACGCTGCTTTATCGCGCAGCGCTCGAGCAGATGCCGGTGCCTGTCTTCATCCGCGATCCGGATCGCCGGATGATCTATGTGAACAAGGCTTATGAGGACCTTCACGGCCAGCGTCGGGAAGACATCTACGGGCTGACCGAAGAAGAACTCTGGCCGGAGAACGGTCAGATCATGAAGGAGGAGAACCTCCGGATCTTCGCGACCGGCGAAATGATCGAGAAGAACCGGGAAGTCGTCGTCCGCGGCGGCGAGGAAATCTCGGTGATCACGCGCCTGAGCCGGATCACCACGGCGCAGAACAAGCATTACCTCGTCGGCTCGGTCAACGACATCTCGATGCTCAAGAAGGGCCAGGAGGCTCTGGTCGCGGCCCAGGCACGCGCCGAGTCGCTCTATGCCGACATCGTCTCGATGTTGCAGGTCATGCCAGTCGGCGTGGTGATCATGAATTCCGACTACATGGTCGAATTCGCCAACGAGAAGTGCCGGGAAATCTGGCGCTGGCCGGCTGACATGCAGCTGAACGGGCTGCCCTTCCGGTCCTATTGCGAGATGAACCACAAGCTCGGCTATGCCTGGCCTGGTATCGAGTTCGAGGAAGGCTATCGCGCCCGTCTAGCGCAGTTCGATGCGCTGGAAGGCTCGCATGTCACCGAACTTGCCTATGACGATGGCAAGTTCGTTCTGGCCACGATCACGCGGTTGCATGACCGCAAGATCCTGCTCACCTATTCCGATCTCACCGAGATGCGGGCGCGCGAACGCGAGATCGACGAGGCGCAGCAAAAGCTGGAGCGGCTCGGGCGCTTCGTCCAGGAATCCATGCGGATGATGACGCAGGGCCTGATGATGATCGAGCAGGGACGGATCGCGGAGGTCAATCCTTCCTTCAGCCGCATCCTGAACCTGCCCGAAAACCTGGTGGCGTCGGGCGAAAGCTGGCGGCCGATATTCGAATATTGCGCGGCGCGTGGCGATTTCGGCGAGGAAGCTCACGACATTCTGCAGCAATGGCAATCGGCCGTGCAGACAGCAAACGCAGTCTCGACCAATTTCCTTGTCGACGGCAAGACCTGGGTCAAGCTGGAAGCGACCTTCGGTGGCGACCGCAGTTGTGTTGTCGTGCTCACCGATTTCACCGAGCTGAAGGAGCGCGAAGCCGAACTGGAAGTGCTCTTGGCGCGCAGCGAGGCGGCGGACAAGGCGAAGTCCGACTTCCTCGCCAATATGAGCCACGAGATCCGCACGCCCATGAATGGCGTTCTCGGCATGGCGGAACTGCTGTCGAAGTCCGAGCTCGACAGCCGTCAGAAGACCTTTGTCGATATCATGGTGAAGTCCGGTAACGCGTTGCTCACCATCATCAACGACATTCTCGACTTCTCGAAGATCGATGCCGGACAGTTGAAGCTGCGCAAGTCGCCCTTCGATCCGGTGGAAGCCATCGAAGATGTGGCGACGCTGCTGTCTGCCGCCGCAGCCGAGAAGGATATCGAACTCGTGGTCTCCGGCGAGCAGAAGGTGCGCCACACCTTCATGGGTGATCCGGGGCGTTTCCGGCAGATCGTCACGAACCTTCTCGGTAATGCGATCAAGTTCACCGAGAAGGGCCACGTGCATGTCGAGGTGTCCGCGGACGCCGTGGCGGAGGGGCAGGCGATCCTGAAGCTGCGGATCGAGGATACCGGCATCGGCATTCCCCAGGACATGCAGGCGAAGATCTTCGAGAAATTCTCCCAGGTCGACACATCTTCGACCCGTCGCCACGAGGGTACCGGTCTCGGGCTCGCGATCACCGGCGGTCTCGTGCGCCTCTTCGGGGGCAAGCTGCAGGTCGAATCCGAGGTCGGGCGCGGCTCAGCCTTCACCGTCGAATTGCCGCTCGCCATCGTTGCCGAGCGCCGCGGCCAGAAGGAACTGCCAGCCACGGTCAAGGATGCGCGGGTGCTGGTCATCGATGACAACGCCGTCAATCGCCGAATCATCACCGAGCAACTGGATATGTGGGGTTTCGACGGGCTCGCGGTTCCGGACGGGCTGACCGGCCTTGATATTCTCGGTGCCGCGCATACGGAAGGGCTCGCGATCGATGTCGTCGTCATCGACTACCAGATGCCCGACATGAACGGCATCGACGTCGCGAAGGCGATCCGCAGCGATCGTCGGTTCGACGATATTGCGCTCGTCTTCCTGACCTCGATGGATATGGTCGGCGATGACAGGCTGTTTGAAAGCCTGAAGATCCAGGCGCATCTGATGAAGCCGGCGCGGGCCAATGTGTTGCGTGGTGCGATCATCGATGTGGTGCGAACGGCGCGCGTTCATGGCGTGAATTCGCCTCGCTTGCGTCCGCTTTCACCAACTGCGCCACTGGCTCCGCGCGCCCCTGTAACCTTGGAGCGAAAGCCGGCTGCTGTCGCCCTTCTCGATGACAGTGCCCTTCGGGTGCTGATCGCCGAGGACAATGCGGTGAACCAGATCGTCTTCCGGCAGATCCTCACCGGAAGCGGCATCGCTTATCGCATTGTTGGCAATGGCGAGGAGGCCGTCGAGGCCTGGCGCAGCGAGCCGCCGGATCTCATTCTGATGGACGTCTCGATGCCGGTCATGAACGGCCACCAGGCGACCGGCGCGATCCGGGCGGAAGAGGCGATGCGCGGCGGAGGACGGATCCCGATCATCGGCGTGACAGCCCATGCGCTCGACAGCGACCGTGAGGCTTGCCTTGCCGCCGGGATGGACGACTATCTTTCCAAGCCGATCTCGCCGGAACTTCTGATGCGCAAGATCGAGCAATGGAGCGGCAGGTCCGTTACCGGGATCGCCGCTGAAGGCTGA
- a CDS encoding methyl-accepting chemotaxis protein, which produces MKHLRVSRKLTLAFASVLFVVIAFCSVAFVSMQRIHEATLANQQTQSVLKLSGQILATLVEHQNAMRGFVASLNEEFIERMAKYGDAVPPLMSELEQKLSKAEAETYLPPARQAIQTFYAQLDATVANARDPAKIEETRSNIATTARLSDIRKALTALDEASQKVADERTALQNAAFETGTKTLIAGGLTAALIAVAMGILLTRSLAAPLRGMTVAMRKLAEGDTAIDTPAMGRRDELGSMAAAVEVFRANAIAARKLEADAKQQQSLTEAERAERARLDRARSETMTQATATLAGGLAELAKGNLTVRLEQPFAEEFETLRKDFNEAVSQLAETLSAVAHTTNSIDTGSREISGSTNDLSRRTEQQAASLEETAAALDEITVNVRHASNRVEEARAAASDAAHSAETSGTVVASAVEAMGRIEQSSQSISNIIGVIDEIAFQTNLLALNAGVEAARAGDAGKGFAVVAQEVRELAQRSAQAAREIKDLIRVSTEEVSKGVKLVSDTGAALKTIESFITTVNVQMNAIATSAKEQATGLAEVNTAVNQMDQFTQQNAAMVEETSAASAGLATESTRLRQLVQRFEISSVNSNAQVDRGYASGMRRSA; this is translated from the coding sequence ATGAAACACCTGAGAGTTTCCCGCAAGCTGACTTTGGCATTCGCCTCTGTCCTGTTCGTTGTCATCGCCTTCTGCTCCGTGGCATTTGTGTCGATGCAGCGGATCCATGAGGCGACGCTGGCCAATCAGCAGACGCAGTCGGTCCTGAAGTTATCAGGTCAGATACTTGCGACGCTGGTCGAGCACCAGAATGCCATGCGAGGCTTTGTCGCCAGTCTGAATGAGGAATTCATCGAGCGCATGGCAAAGTATGGCGATGCCGTGCCGCCGCTCATGAGTGAACTTGAGCAGAAGCTCAGCAAAGCGGAAGCCGAAACCTATCTCCCCCCGGCACGCCAGGCGATACAGACGTTCTACGCTCAGCTCGATGCGACGGTCGCCAACGCACGCGATCCGGCAAAGATTGAAGAGACCCGCAGCAATATTGCGACGACCGCGCGCTTGAGCGATATCCGCAAGGCGCTCACGGCTCTCGACGAAGCGAGCCAGAAAGTTGCCGACGAGCGAACAGCTTTGCAGAACGCGGCGTTCGAGACGGGTACCAAGACCCTGATTGCCGGGGGGCTGACCGCTGCCCTCATCGCCGTTGCCATGGGCATCCTCCTGACACGCAGCCTCGCAGCCCCGCTTCGCGGCATGACGGTCGCCATGCGCAAGCTGGCTGAAGGTGACACCGCCATCGACACTCCTGCGATGGGGCGTCGTGATGAGCTTGGCTCCATGGCCGCCGCAGTGGAAGTCTTCCGGGCCAACGCAATCGCTGCCCGGAAGCTCGAGGCCGACGCGAAGCAACAGCAATCCTTGACCGAGGCCGAACGCGCCGAGCGGGCAAGGCTGGATCGGGCTCGCTCCGAGACGATGACCCAGGCAACCGCAACCTTGGCGGGCGGTCTGGCGGAACTCGCAAAGGGCAATCTCACGGTCCGCCTGGAGCAGCCTTTCGCCGAGGAATTCGAGACATTGCGCAAGGACTTCAATGAAGCTGTCTCGCAGCTTGCCGAGACACTTTCCGCCGTCGCTCACACTACCAACTCGATCGACACTGGTAGCCGCGAGATCAGTGGCAGCACGAATGATCTGTCACGACGCACCGAGCAGCAGGCTGCATCGCTCGAAGAGACAGCTGCAGCGCTCGACGAAATCACGGTCAATGTCCGTCATGCTTCAAACCGCGTGGAGGAGGCGCGCGCCGCTGCATCGGATGCCGCACACAGTGCCGAGACTTCCGGCACCGTCGTTGCCAGCGCCGTTGAAGCCATGGGACGTATTGAGCAGTCGTCTCAGTCGATTTCCAACATCATCGGTGTGATTGACGAGATCGCCTTTCAGACCAACCTCCTGGCCCTCAATGCGGGCGTTGAAGCGGCCCGTGCCGGCGACGCCGGCAAGGGATTTGCGGTTGTCGCCCAGGAAGTCCGCGAACTTGCACAGCGGTCAGCGCAAGCTGCTCGTGAAATCAAGGACCTGATACGGGTTTCGACCGAGGAAGTGTCCAAAGGCGTGAAGCTGGTCAGCGACACCGGTGCCGCGTTGAAGACGATCGAGAGCTTCATCACCACCGTCAACGTCCAGATGAACGCCATTGCCACATCTGCAAAGGAACAGGCGACCGGACTGGCCGAAGTCAACACGGCCGTCAATCAAATGGACCAGTTCACTCAGCAGAACGCGGCCATGGTCGAAGAGACGAGTGCTGCGAGTGCAGGCCTTGCCACTGAAAGTACGCGCCTACGCCAACTGGTTCAGCGTTTCGAGATCAGTTCCGTCAACAGCAATGCCCAAGTCGACAGAGGCTATGCATCCGGGATGCGTCGCTCCGCATAG
- a CDS encoding NAD(P)/FAD-dependent oxidoreductase, with product MVMSDKTAAMSGQLRADLVIVGGGIMGLWAALKAERRGIDTIMIDGDGVASGASGGLLGALMAHMPDRWNEKKQLQFEGLLSLEAEIALLEDETGLSAGYQRCGRLIPLPKPHLRPIAQRHSADAATNWNQEGRAFDWTVLDESPFADWPSPKFSEAGVVFDRLAGRVSPRALTATIRARLERSGRVRLLVGAAVQSIDAQASQVKLADGTVIGYGDLLVAAGVGSFPLLEAIGPALRKPLGRGVKGQAALLRLDLTADLPLLYLDGLYVVPHEGELVAIGSTSENTFEHPFSTDGQLDDLIAAARELAPMLGGAEIVERWAGLRPKAVDRDPMVGPHPDHPRVHALAGGFKVSFGIAHRLADAVLDSIAGGALQLPHGFAFAHHVSVAARRAGDE from the coding sequence ATGGTGATGTCCGATAAAACGGCTGCGATGTCAGGTCAATTGCGCGCCGATCTCGTGATCGTCGGTGGCGGCATCATGGGCCTCTGGGCGGCTCTGAAGGCAGAGCGCCGTGGCATCGATACGATCATGATCGACGGTGACGGTGTTGCGAGCGGTGCGAGCGGCGGCCTGCTCGGCGCTTTGATGGCGCATATGCCCGATCGCTGGAACGAGAAGAAGCAGTTGCAATTCGAGGGGCTGCTGTCGCTCGAGGCAGAGATCGCTCTGCTCGAGGACGAAACCGGGCTCTCGGCTGGCTATCAGCGCTGCGGTCGCCTCATCCCCTTGCCAAAGCCGCATCTGAGACCGATTGCCCAACGCCATTCGGCAGATGCGGCAACGAACTGGAACCAAGAGGGCAGGGCCTTCGACTGGACCGTCCTTGACGAGAGTCCCTTTGCCGACTGGCCCTCGCCGAAGTTTTCGGAGGCTGGCGTCGTGTTCGATCGCCTCGCGGGCCGCGTCTCGCCGCGTGCTTTGACGGCCACGATCCGGGCGCGTCTCGAACGATCGGGGCGTGTGCGGTTGCTGGTCGGGGCCGCCGTGCAATCGATCGATGCGCAGGCAAGCCAGGTGAAGCTCGCCGACGGGACCGTCATCGGTTATGGGGATCTGCTGGTCGCAGCCGGTGTCGGGTCCTTCCCGCTGCTCGAAGCCATCGGACCGGCGCTTCGCAAGCCGCTCGGAAGGGGCGTTAAGGGGCAGGCGGCGCTGCTCAGACTGGACCTTACGGCGGATCTGCCGCTCCTCTATCTCGACGGCCTCTACGTGGTGCCGCATGAAGGCGAGCTGGTCGCCATCGGCAGCACCAGCGAAAACACGTTCGAACATCCGTTTTCCACCGATGGGCAACTCGATGACCTGATTGCCGCCGCACGCGAGCTTGCGCCGATGCTGGGCGGGGCGGAGATTGTCGAGCGTTGGGCGGGTCTCAGACCCAAGGCGGTGGATCGGGATCCGATGGTCGGCCCTCATCCCGATCATCCTCGTGTGCATGCGCTGGCCGGCGGATTCAAGGTGAGCTTCGGCATTGCGCACCGGCTGGCGGATGCAGTTCTCGATTCTATTGCCGGTGGAGCCCTGCAGTTGCCTCACGGTTTTGCCTTTGCCCATCACGTTTCGGTGGCTGCGCGTCGCGCAGGTGATGAGTAA
- a CDS encoding DUF1045 domain-containing protein, which produces MRYAICFTPPARDPLADAAARWLGRNVFSGEAEEHPGLKGLGVHEIAFHTALPRRFGFHATFKAPFRLSEGSNEASLLRDLMHFAGQMEPVALRGLSVGRIGDVFGLILQRPCPEVDHLAASVVQAFDGFRAPLSEVEIERRNPDRLSAPQFSNLSRWGHPYVMDEYRFHMTLTGPLLARDFPRIEQGLKAHFDPVLAEPVVVTNLALFVETERGAPFTVHSLHPLGRVSSRKIA; this is translated from the coding sequence ATGCGCTATGCCATCTGCTTTACGCCGCCTGCCCGTGATCCGCTTGCCGATGCAGCGGCGCGCTGGCTTGGCCGCAACGTGTTCTCCGGCGAGGCGGAGGAGCATCCGGGGCTGAAAGGCCTTGGCGTGCACGAGATTGCCTTTCACACGGCGCTTCCGCGACGCTTCGGCTTTCATGCGACATTCAAGGCGCCGTTCCGCTTGAGCGAAGGTTCAAACGAGGCCTCTCTCCTGCGCGACCTGATGCATTTCGCCGGCCAGATGGAGCCAGTCGCATTGCGCGGGCTTTCGGTTGGCCGGATCGGCGACGTCTTCGGGCTCATCCTGCAGCGGCCTTGCCCGGAGGTCGATCATCTCGCGGCCTCCGTTGTGCAGGCCTTCGATGGTTTTCGTGCGCCGCTTTCCGAAGTCGAGATCGAACGGCGCAATCCCGACCGCTTGTCTGCGCCGCAGTTCAGCAATCTCAGCCGCTGGGGCCATCCTTATGTGATGGACGAATACCGTTTCCACATGACACTGACGGGGCCGCTTCTGGCGCGAGATTTCCCGCGAATCGAGCAGGGCTTGAAGGCGCATTTCGACCCGGTTCTCGCCGAGCCTGTCGTGGTGACCAATCTCGCGCTGTTTGTCGAGACTGAACGTGGTGCGCCGTTTACCGTACATTCGCTGCATCCGCTGGGCCGGGTTTCGAGCCGCAAGATCGCCTGA
- a CDS encoding helix-turn-helix transcriptional regulator yields MRPADRLFRIIQLMRSTGRAMTAAEIAEKMEVAPRTIYRDMDHLIASGAPIEGERGVGYMLREAFDAPPLTFTFEQLEALAFGLRAVEMLGDPRLGQAAREAKDKMLAMLPKDHAERLISAPIHAFRSSAQPVVPDCLGDVRSALSAKRKVWVAYHSLPGERSQRVVWPLGLAAFGAIWVMTAWCEMRQSFRDFRLDRVEDWKVMQDRFEPQPHQTYQAYLKQLS; encoded by the coding sequence ATGCGCCCCGCAGACCGCCTTTTCCGGATCATCCAGTTGATGCGCTCGACGGGCCGCGCCATGACGGCCGCCGAGATTGCCGAGAAGATGGAGGTTGCGCCGCGGACCATCTACCGCGACATGGATCATCTGATTGCCTCAGGCGCCCCGATCGAAGGAGAGCGCGGCGTCGGCTACATGCTGCGCGAGGCCTTCGATGCCCCGCCACTCACTTTCACCTTCGAGCAGCTGGAGGCGCTCGCCTTCGGGCTTCGCGCCGTCGAGATGCTGGGGGATCCAAGGCTCGGCCAGGCGGCGCGCGAGGCGAAGGACAAGATGCTGGCGATGCTGCCGAAGGATCATGCCGAGCGGCTGATCTCCGCGCCGATCCACGCTTTCCGCTCATCGGCCCAACCGGTCGTGCCGGATTGCCTGGGCGACGTGCGTTCTGCGTTGTCGGCCAAGCGCAAGGTCTGGGTGGCCTATCACTCGCTGCCCGGCGAGCGCAGCCAGCGTGTCGTCTGGCCGCTGGGCTTGGCCGCCTTCGGCGCGATCTGGGTGATGACCGCCTGGTGCGAGATGCGCCAAAGCTTTCGCGACTTCCGTCTCGACCGGGTCGAGGACTGGAAGGTGATGCAGGACCGTTTCGAGCCTCAGCCGCATCAGACCTATCAGGCGTATTTGAAGCAGCTCAGCTGA
- a CDS encoding trimethylamine methyltransferase family protein: MSDITTSALSETETLSAGGERRRRTGGRGAERVRTGAAGKYRNLVNRLTKTELLDPSALDDMHEASLTILEEIGMDIMLPEARAIMKAHGAEVTEGSDRVRFDRGLIMDMIASAPREFQMFARNPERNVKMGGNNLVFAQIASAPFVADREGGRRAGNQEDFRKLVKLAQCYDVIHTTGGYPVEPIDIHASVRHLDCLSDMVKLTDKVFHCYSLGKQRNLDAIEIARIGRGVSMEQMESEPSLFTIINSSSPLRLDGPMLQGIIEMSSRGQVVVMTPFTLAGAMAPVTIAGAVVQQNAEALCGIAFTQMVKRGAPVVYGGFTSNVDMKTGAPAFGTPEYMKAVIVGGQLARRYGIPYRTSNTNAANTLDAQAAYESAFSLWALTQGGGNFIMHSAGWSEGGLTASFEKFILDVDMLQMVAEFLTPLDVSQDALALDAVREVGPGGHFFGTAHTLARYESAFYSPILSDWRNFETWTEAGRPTTYDHANRVFKEKLGSYERPPIDPAVEEELDTFVAKRKAEGGVATDF; this comes from the coding sequence ATGAGCGACATTACGACCTCCGCCTTGTCCGAGACTGAAACCCTCTCTGCAGGCGGTGAACGCCGCAGGCGCACGGGCGGTCGGGGAGCCGAACGTGTCCGCACGGGTGCGGCCGGCAAGTATCGCAATCTCGTCAATCGCCTGACCAAGACCGAGCTTCTCGACCCGTCGGCCCTCGATGACATGCATGAGGCATCGCTCACCATTCTCGAAGAGATCGGCATGGACATCATGCTGCCCGAGGCGCGCGCCATCATGAAGGCGCATGGCGCAGAGGTGACGGAGGGATCCGACCGCGTCCGCTTCGACCGCGGCCTGATCATGGACATGATCGCCTCTGCCCCGCGCGAATTCCAGATGTTCGCACGCAATCCCGAGCGCAACGTCAAGATGGGCGGCAACAACCTGGTATTTGCCCAGATCGCCTCTGCCCCCTTCGTCGCAGACCGCGAGGGCGGCCGCCGTGCCGGCAACCAGGAAGACTTCCGCAAGCTGGTCAAGCTTGCTCAGTGCTACGACGTGATCCACACGACCGGCGGCTATCCGGTCGAGCCGATCGACATCCACGCCTCGGTGCGCCATCTCGACTGCCTCTCCGACATGGTGAAGCTGACCGACAAGGTCTTCCACTGCTACTCGCTCGGCAAGCAGCGCAATCTCGACGCGATCGAGATCGCCCGCATCGGCCGTGGTGTCTCCATGGAGCAGATGGAAAGCGAGCCCTCGCTCTTCACCATCATCAACTCGTCTTCGCCGCTCCGCCTCGATGGGCCGATGCTTCAGGGCATCATCGAAATGTCGTCGCGCGGCCAGGTCGTCGTCATGACGCCGTTCACGCTCGCAGGCGCCATGGCGCCCGTCACGATCGCCGGTGCGGTCGTGCAGCAGAATGCCGAAGCGCTGTGTGGCATCGCCTTTACCCAGATGGTCAAGCGCGGCGCCCCAGTCGTCTATGGCGGCTTCACCTCGAATGTCGACATGAAGACCGGTGCGCCTGCCTTCGGCACGCCCGAATATATGAAAGCCGTCATTGTCGGTGGCCAGCTCGCCCGCCGCTACGGCATCCCTTACCGTACCTCGAACACCAATGCCGCCAACACACTGGACGCCCAGGCAGCCTATGAGAGCGCCTTCTCGCTCTGGGCGCTGACGCAAGGGGGCGGCAATTTCATCATGCATTCGGCCGGCTGGTCAGAGGGTGGGCTGACTGCCTCCTTTGAAAAATTCATTCTCGACGTCGACATGCTGCAGATGGTCGCCGAGTTCCTGACGCCCCTCGACGTCAGCCAGGATGCGCTGGCGCTGGATGCCGTGCGCGAAGTCGGCCCTGGCGGCCACTTCTTCGGCACGGCTCATACGCTCGCCCGCTATGAGAGCGCCTTCTATTCGCCGATCCTCTCCGACTGGCGCAATTTCGAGACCTGGACGGAAGCCGGCCGCCCGACAACTTATGACCACGCCAATCGCGTCTTCAAGGAAAAGCTTGGCTCCTACGAGCGCCCGCCGATTGACCCGGCCGTCGAGGAAGAACTCGACACCTTCGTGGCGAAACGCAAGGCCGAGGGCGGGGTTGCGACGGATTTCTGA